Within Flagellimonas maritima, the genomic segment CTCTGAAGTTTTAAGTCCAGAGCTTTTAAATTTCAATTGATTGTTCAAATCAACTGTTCCCTTTTTTGTAGTCTGCCAAGAATTTTTCAAGTCCTATGTCTGTCAAAGGATGCTTCAAAAGTCCATCAATTGAAGATAGAGGTCCTGTCATAACATCGGCACCTATCTTAGCACAGTCTATTACGTGCATGGTATGACGTATCGAAGCCGCTAAAATTTGCGTTTCAAATCCATAATTGTCATAGATCAAGCGTATTTCTGCAATAAGGTTAAGACCATCTGTAGATATATCGTCCAAGCGCCCTAAAAATGGGGATACGTATGTTGCGCCCGCTTTTGCGGCCAACAATGCTTGACCAGGTGAGAAAACCAATGTACAATTGGTTTTAATTCCTTTATCGTAAAAGTATTTTAATGCTTTGACCCCATCCTTTATCATAGGAACTTTTACAACTATTTGGGAATGCAGCGCTGCTAATTCTTCACCCTCTTTTACCATTCCGTCAAAATCCGTGGCCACAACTTCTGCAGAAACATCGCCATCCACAATTTCACAGATATCCATGTAATGTTTAAGAATATTGTCTTTACCGGTTATTCCTTCTTTTGCCATTAATGATGGGTTGGTGGTAACACCGTCCAAAACCCCTAGTTGTTGCGCCTCTGATATTTGGTCCAGATTTGCCGTGTCAATAAAAAATTTCATCCGCTATATTTTAGATTTTCGTTATTAAGATAAGTAGTTATAAAACTACAATTTATAATGGTTCAGCAATAGCTTTTCGTAGACTTTATCAGGTAAAATCTTCTTCAGGCCAAGCGAAAATTTTTGTAAAAAAGAACCCACTGGATTATGGATTTTTGGACTTTCTTGGTTTATTATTTTATATACTTTCCGTGCGACCTTTACTGGATCGTCGGCACTATCCACGTCCTCATTTATGGACTTTAGGGTTTTTGAGTATTTTTCTTGATAATGGGATTGCCCGGAAATTGGTGAATGGTATCTCCCCGCAGCAATATTTGTTGCAAAATCCCCTGGGGCAACATTTGTAATTGTAATTCCAAAATCCTTTGTTTCCATACGTAGTGCTTCCGTAATCAGGCCCAAAGCTCCCTTTGTCGCCGAATAGAAGCCACGGTACGGCAATCCCATATATCCTGCTATCGAAGTTACATTTATAATCGTGCCCCTGCCCTGCTCTCGCATATGCGGCAACACAGCTTTCATCATGTTCACGGGGCCGTGAAAATTAATATCAAAAACGTTCAAGATTTCTTCGTG encodes:
- the fsa gene encoding fructose-6-phosphate aldolase, producing MKFFIDTANLDQISEAQQLGVLDGVTTNPSLMAKEGITGKDNILKHYMDICEIVDGDVSAEVVATDFDGMVKEGEELAALHSQIVVKVPMIKDGVKALKYFYDKGIKTNCTLVFSPGQALLAAKAGATYVSPFLGRLDDISTDGLNLIAEIRLIYDNYGFETQILAASIRHTMHVIDCAKIGADVMTGPLSSIDGLLKHPLTDIGLEKFLADYKKGNS
- a CDS encoding SDR family oxidoreductase, yielding MDKQVVLITGGSSGIGKSIGTYLAEKGYTVYGTARNPQNYSDFNAFILIQLDVKSAESIQKAVSEVISKEGKISILINNAGVGITGPVEETPHEEILNVFDINFHGPVNMMKAVLPHMREQGRGTIINVTSIAGYMGLPYRGFYSATKGALGLITEALRMETKDFGITITNVAPGDFATNIAAGRYHSPISGQSHYQEKYSKTLKSINEDVDSADDPVKVARKVYKIINQESPKIHNPVGSFLQKFSLGLKKILPDKVYEKLLLNHYKL